In the genome of Bradyrhizobium sp. CB3481, the window CATCGAGCGCAACGAGCGTGTCGAAAATCGCTGCTGCCGCTGTTTCTGCCGATGTATCGTAAACTCCAACCTTCAGCGGATCGAATCCGGGAATATCGAGCTCAAGCCCGACGGTGATGCTGCCGCCCGCCTTCTGCGCACCGGCGGGCATAGCCGACAATGCCACGCCAAATCCCGCCACAAGAAATATTCGCGCGAGCGCGCTCGAACGGATCGCCGCTTTCATTGATATTCCTCCCGATGTGCCGTTCGTCCGGTGTTCCGGATCGTCGATGCTTGCCCGCAAGATTGTCCGGAAACGCAGTCGCGGGCAAGGCCGATCACACGCGGCGGGTGAAAAGCCGCAGGTTCATATTTCGCTATGCGGACCGCGCGTCAGGCGCGCGCAGTTTCCTGTGCCTTGCCGGCGAAGGCCGCGATCTCATCCTCCGAAAGGCCGGTCTCTTTCAGATAGGCGCGCGTGTGCTCGCCGAGCGTCGACATGCGCGGCGCCGCCGACACCCTGGCAGCGGACATGCGGAACGGCAGATTGAGCACCTTGAACGTGCCGCCGCCGTCCTCGACCTCGGCGAGCGCGCCGCGATGGGCGATCTGCGGATCGCGCAGCGCCTCGGCGACGGTGCGGTAGGCCGACGAGGGAACGCCCTGTGCGTTAAGCGCGGCGAGACATTGCGCCGTGGTCACGGTGCGCGACCATGCCTCGACGCCTTCGATCAGGCTTACCCAGTTTTCTCGCCGATCGGAATATTTGGCAAAGCGCGGATCGCTGATCCACTCGGGATGACCAATCACCTGCATCAGGCTCTGGAACGTTTTCTCGCTGGCGATCGCCATCATCACGTAGCCGTCGGTGGTCTCGATCGGGCCGAACGTCGGCCGCTGCGTCGGCTTCACCTCGAATTGCGACCATTGCACTTCGTTCAGCGTCAGGCTCAGCATCGATTCGAGCATCGAGACGTCGATGTGCTGGCCCTGTCCGGTCGACGCGCGCTGATAGAGCGCGGCGGAAACCGCGCCGAATGCGTAGACGCCGGTCAGCACGTCGGCAAGATAAATGCCGCAATAGTCCGGCCGGCTGCGACCGGGCTGGTAGGCCAGATGCGCCATATCATAACCGGAGGCGGCGTGAATCACCGGTGCATAGGCCGGCAATTCCGCCGACGGGCCGGTCTGGCCGTATCCGGAGATCGAGCAATAGACCAGTTTCGGATTGAGAGCATGCAGGGAGGCATAATCGAGCTTCAATCGCCGCATCACGCCGGGCCGGAAGTTCTCGATCAGCACGTCCGCGGTCGCGACCAGCCGGCGCACGGCCTCCAGTCCCTTTGGCGATTTCAGATCCAGCACGAGGCTCCTCTTGCCGACATTGAGCTGGCCGAACGCGGTCGAGCAGTTATTACGTACCGGCGGGCGGGTGCGCATCGTCTCGCCCTCCTCGGTCTCGATCTTGATAACCTCCGCTCCCGTATCGGCGAGCATTCGTGTACAATGCGGCCCGGCAATCGTGGTTGAGAAATCGAGGACCCGCAGGCCTGCGAAGCTGCCTGTCAAATTCCTCTGATCATTGCCGGCTATGGTCATTTCGTAACGCTCCTTCGGCCGTTGGCGGCCCTTCGTTTTTGGTGGCGGCCGTGACCCTAAATTGTGCAGCCTCGTCAGGAAAGTGGTTCCCATAGGAACGACGGCCCGAAGCGCGCGTTGTACGTCTCGAAGTTGGACCCATTCTTGCATTGCTCTCATTGAGTTTCGTGACGGCTGGTACGAGGACGTTGCCTTGAAGGTCTTGTTCGTCACCACTGAAATGGATGACTTCATCCGCGTAGGCGGTCTTGCCGCGGTTTCCGCGGCCCTACCGCGGGCGCTGCGCCGCTGGAGCGACGTCCGCATTATGCTGCCGGGCTATCACGACGTCGTCGAGCAGCTCACCCACATTGAAATCGTTGGGGAATGCCCCGCCCTGGCGGAGATGCCGGCCTGCCTGCTCGGAAGGGCCGCCACTAAGGATGGTCTGCCGGTCTATGTTCTGATCTGCCCAGAACTTTACGACCGGCCGGGCAACCCCTATGGCGACGAATCTGGACGCGACTGGCCGGATAATGACATCAGGTTCGGCCGCTTCGCCTCCGCCGCCGCCGAGCTTGCCGCAGGCAGCCTGGACAAGAATTGGGCAGCAGACCTGATCCATGCCAATGATTGGCAGGCCGCATTGGCGCCGGCCTATCTGGCTTGGAGGGGCTCGAGGATTCCCTCGATCCTGACCATCCACAATCTCGCCTATCAGGGCCTGTTCCCGCCGGACTCGCTGCGGCGGATCGGAGCACCGGAGAGCTCGTTCCACATCGACGGGCTGGAATTCTACGACCACATGTCGTTCCTGAAAGGCGGCCTCGTCTATGCTTCGCACCTGACCACAGTCAGCGCCACCTACGCCAGGGAGATCACGACGCGCGAACTTGGCTGCGGGCTGGAAGGCCTGCTGCAGAAGCGCTCGAACGCCGCGCAGCTGACTGGTATTCTGAACGGCATCGACGAAAGCTGGGATCCCAGCGCCTGCGCGCAGCTGGCACAGACCTTTGCCCCCGGCGATTGGGAAGGCAAGCAGGCCAATGCCGACTATGTCCGCAAGCAGTTTGGCCTGGCGCTGACACGCGGCCCGCTGTTTGCCCTTGTCGCCCGTCTGGTGCACCAGAAGGGCGTCGACCTCGTGCTGCATGCTGCCGACGAAATCATCGAGGCCGGTGGACAGATCGTGGTGACCGGCAGCGGTGAGCCGCAGATCGAACAGGCGCTGGTCGATGCGCATCGCCGCAGGCCGGATGCGATCGGCGTCGTCATCGGCTTCAACGACGCGCAGGCCCGGCGCATGTTCGCCGGCAGCGATT includes:
- a CDS encoding CoA transferase yields the protein MTIAGNDQRNLTGSFAGLRVLDFSTTIAGPHCTRMLADTGAEVIKIETEEGETMRTRPPVRNNCSTAFGQLNVGKRSLVLDLKSPKGLEAVRRLVATADVLIENFRPGVMRRLKLDYASLHALNPKLVYCSISGYGQTGPSAELPAYAPVIHAASGYDMAHLAYQPGRSRPDYCGIYLADVLTGVYAFGAVSAALYQRASTGQGQHIDVSMLESMLSLTLNEVQWSQFEVKPTQRPTFGPIETTDGYVMMAIASEKTFQSLMQVIGHPEWISDPRFAKYSDRRENWVSLIEGVEAWSRTVTTAQCLAALNAQGVPSSAYRTVAEALRDPQIAHRGALAEVEDGGGTFKVLNLPFRMSAARVSAAPRMSTLGEHTRAYLKETGLSEDEIAAFAGKAQETARA
- the glgA gene encoding glycogen synthase GlgA; its protein translation is MKVLFVTTEMDDFIRVGGLAAVSAALPRALRRWSDVRIMLPGYHDVVEQLTHIEIVGECPALAEMPACLLGRAATKDGLPVYVLICPELYDRPGNPYGDESGRDWPDNDIRFGRFASAAAELAAGSLDKNWAADLIHANDWQAALAPAYLAWRGSRIPSILTIHNLAYQGLFPPDSLRRIGAPESSFHIDGLEFYDHMSFLKGGLVYASHLTTVSATYAREITTRELGCGLEGLLQKRSNAAQLTGILNGIDESWDPSACAQLAQTFAPGDWEGKQANADYVRKQFGLALTRGPLFALVARLVHQKGVDLVLHAADEIIEAGGQIVVTGSGEPQIEQALVDAHRRRPDAIGVVIGFNDAQARRMFAGSDFTLMPSRFEPCGLSQMYAQRFGSLPIGHQTGGLAETIKDGETGFLFAKPSPESFLGGVRRAFDAFRAKDKLDAMRRSAMARSFSWDLSASLYSALYRKTIAPSIVTTATPLLPA